The Algoriphagus sp. TR-M9 genome has a window encoding:
- a CDS encoding SMP-30/gluconolactonase/LRE family protein, with the protein MNPIKSNVLMAALLCSTSLFAQEIEDKKGIVAKNAELVKVQDGFSFTEGPAVNRFGDVYFTDQPNNRIHKWNAISNEVSVWREDAGRSNGMYFKLDGTLVAAADNKNELWAFDTDGNHEVWITAFKGKKLNGPNDLWVRPRGGLYFTDPLYPRPYWERSKESEQDGQNVYYLSDDKTQLFTVAEDLVQPNGIVGTPDSKYLYVSDIGAKKTYKYEIREDGYLINKELFCEMGSDGMTIDDRGNLYLTGDGVTVFDKKGNQIAHIPVPAGWTANVVFAALDRKTLFITASDAVYTLQMKTRGVW; encoded by the coding sequence ATGAACCCTATCAAATCAAACGTTTTAATGGCCGCTCTCCTGTGCAGCACTAGTCTTTTTGCCCAGGAAATAGAGGACAAAAAAGGCATAGTTGCCAAAAATGCAGAACTGGTCAAAGTTCAGGATGGATTTTCCTTTACAGAAGGCCCTGCTGTAAACCGCTTTGGCGATGTGTACTTCACAGATCAACCTAATAATAGAATCCACAAGTGGAATGCAATTTCCAATGAAGTCAGCGTTTGGAGAGAGGATGCAGGCCGGTCTAACGGCATGTACTTTAAATTAGATGGAACCCTAGTGGCCGCAGCTGACAATAAAAACGAGCTTTGGGCTTTTGACACAGATGGAAATCATGAAGTCTGGATCACAGCATTCAAAGGCAAAAAACTTAATGGCCCCAATGACCTCTGGGTACGACCGCGAGGGGGATTGTACTTTACAGATCCGCTCTACCCACGTCCATACTGGGAGAGAAGTAAGGAATCTGAGCAGGATGGGCAGAATGTATATTACCTCTCCGACGACAAAACACAACTATTTACCGTAGCAGAAGACTTGGTTCAACCCAATGGAATAGTGGGCACACCAGACAGTAAATACCTCTATGTATCAGATATAGGTGCAAAAAAAACTTACAAATACGAAATCCGAGAGGATGGCTACCTGATCAACAAAGAGCTTTTCTGCGAAATGGGATCGGATGGAATGACCATAGATGATCGCGGAAATCTATACCTAACCGGAGATGGGGTGACAGTTTTTGACAAAAAAGGGAACCAAATCGCTCATATCCCAGTGCCTGCCGGATGGACAGCAAACGTGGTTTTTGCCGCCCTGGATAGAAAAACACTTTTTATTACTGCTTCTGATGCAGTTTACACCTTACAAATGAAGACCAGAGGAGTTTGGTAA
- a CDS encoding DUF2752 domain-containing protein translates to MKLITNWVSRMPLELIFWIGSLLAIFLLDPHSSTHFSLCPLSQLGFDWCPGCGLGRAMSLLAKGEFQASWALHPLAGLAYVVIIARIVQLIKNLKTTHNYG, encoded by the coding sequence ATGAAGTTAATCACCAACTGGGTTTCCAGAATGCCTTTGGAGCTGATCTTTTGGATCGGAAGCCTGCTGGCAATCTTCCTTTTGGATCCGCATTCGAGTACACATTTCAGTTTGTGTCCTCTGAGTCAATTGGGATTCGATTGGTGTCCAGGATGTGGACTGGGAAGGGCTATGAGTCTCCTGGCGAAAGGAGAATTTCAGGCTTCCTGGGCCTTGCACCCGCTGGCTGGACTGGCTTATGTAGTGATTATCGCTCGGATAGTACAACTTATTAAAAACCTAAAAACAACACACAATTATGGCTAA
- a CDS encoding TM2 domain-containing protein codes for MANVLRHLPELEGMELGYIQGLMKGMDEDQASLFAQVYRARRKDAQMILILTLLGFFGFAGLHRFILGQVGLGILYILTLGLCFIGTIVDLVNYKSLAYEYNIKVAHETINMLNASYPGENDNPSTTTV; via the coding sequence ATGGCTAATGTATTAAGACACCTTCCTGAACTGGAAGGAATGGAACTGGGCTACATCCAGGGATTGATGAAAGGAATGGATGAAGATCAGGCTTCACTTTTTGCTCAGGTATATAGAGCAAGGAGAAAGGACGCGCAGATGATTTTGATTTTAACTTTGCTTGGCTTTTTTGGATTTGCAGGATTGCATCGATTTATTCTAGGCCAAGTAGGCTTGGGGATCTTGTATATCTTGACTTTGGGACTTTGTTTCATAGGAACAATAGTCGATTTGGTCAATTATAAGAGCCTAGCTTATGAATATAACATCAAAGTGGCTCACGAAACCATCAATATGCTAAATGCAAGCTACCCTGGTGAGAATGACAATCCTTCTACTACCACAGTTTAA
- a CDS encoding alpha-L-fucosidase: MFNKFSWLVAVALSVSLSSQAQNTLHPTSASYEYPTDPKVAEKLEHWRDQKFGILIHWGIYAVPGIVESWSIVNEDWINRKDTTQSYEEYKKWYWGLKDEFNPKNFDPGQWADAAEKAGMKYLVFTTKHHDGFNMFDTQYTDYKITDGPFKDHPKANVAKHVFEAFREKNMMIGAYYSKPDWHSQYYWWDYRATPDRNVNYDIRKHPWRWNQYVQFTHNQLDEITSNYGEIDILWLDGGWVRPLSTVNEEVLSWGAPIPEFSQEINMPKVAEMVRNNQEGMLIVDRTVHGPFENYRTPEQGIPAEMSSDPWESCITLGGAWGYVPNDKFKPSRKVIHLLIEIVAKGGNLLLGVGPTADGLFLPEQVSRLEEIGAWLEKNGAGIYNTRAVESFQDGNIYFTKGKNQEMYALLPLEEGEELEESISWTLNPPKNGSKITLLGEKKSLKWTSENGKIHVSIPKSLRDKLSNAPAIVFSYEAE; encoded by the coding sequence ATGTTCAATAAATTTTCTTGGCTAGTGGCAGTTGCACTTTCGGTTTCCCTGTCATCCCAAGCCCAAAACACCCTTCATCCCACATCCGCATCATACGAGTACCCTACAGATCCCAAAGTCGCCGAAAAGTTAGAACATTGGAGAGATCAGAAATTTGGAATCTTGATCCACTGGGGAATTTATGCTGTACCGGGAATAGTGGAATCCTGGAGTATTGTGAATGAGGATTGGATCAACAGGAAAGATACCACTCAAAGCTATGAGGAGTATAAAAAGTGGTATTGGGGACTAAAGGATGAGTTTAATCCCAAAAATTTTGACCCTGGTCAGTGGGCAGATGCAGCTGAAAAAGCCGGTATGAAATACCTGGTCTTCACCACCAAACATCATGATGGCTTTAACATGTTTGACACCCAATATACAGATTACAAAATCACAGATGGCCCCTTCAAGGACCATCCAAAAGCAAATGTAGCCAAGCACGTTTTCGAGGCCTTCCGGGAGAAAAACATGATGATAGGTGCTTATTATTCTAAACCCGATTGGCATTCCCAGTATTATTGGTGGGATTACAGAGCTACACCTGACCGAAATGTAAATTACGATATCAGGAAGCATCCTTGGAGATGGAATCAGTACGTGCAGTTCACCCACAACCAGCTCGATGAAATCACTTCAAACTATGGAGAAATAGACATACTTTGGCTTGATGGAGGCTGGGTGCGGCCGCTTTCCACAGTGAATGAGGAAGTCTTAAGCTGGGGGGCTCCTATTCCAGAATTCAGTCAGGAAATCAACATGCCCAAGGTGGCTGAAATGGTTCGCAACAATCAAGAAGGGATGCTAATAGTAGATAGAACGGTTCACGGGCCATTTGAAAACTACCGTACCCCGGAGCAGGGCATTCCTGCTGAGATGTCATCTGACCCTTGGGAAAGCTGTATCACGCTGGGCGGAGCTTGGGGCTACGTGCCCAATGATAAATTCAAACCTTCGCGGAAGGTCATTCATCTGCTAATTGAAATTGTTGCTAAAGGTGGGAATTTGTTATTAGGAGTTGGACCTACGGCAGATGGACTGTTCCTACCTGAGCAGGTATCCCGACTGGAGGAGATCGGAGCTTGGTTGGAGAAAAATGGAGCTGGGATCTATAATACCCGTGCAGTAGAATCTTTTCAGGATGGGAACATCTATTTCACCAAAGGAAAAAACCAAGAAATGTATGCACTCTTGCCCTTGGAAGAAGGAGAAGAACTAGAAGAATCTATCTCCTGGACACTAAATCCTCCGAAAAATGGCAGCAAAATCACCCTTTTGGGTGAGAAAAAGTCTCTGAAGTGGACGTCCGAAAATGGAAAAATCCATGTGAGTATTCCTAAGTCTCTCAGAGATAAGCTATCGAATGCTCCTGCTATTGTATTTAGCTACGAAGCAGAATAA
- a CDS encoding NAD(P)-dependent alcohol dehydrogenase, producing the protein MKAAIRTQYGTPDVIEIREMPVPTPKANQLLIKVHATTVNRTDCANLTAKPFIMRFLLGLFSPKKIRIGTDFAGEVVSVGEKVSSFTTGDRVFGFNDMGYESQSEFLTVPEDGNVFPIPENISYTTAAAGLEGAHYAYTFIHKVKFTPGQHVLINGASGAIGSALLQMLKPFEVKITATCNTKNLGLIRSLGADKVVDYTQTDFTQDQVQYDYVFDAVGKSTLGKCKAILKGNGTYISSELGPYSQNIFYALFTPFIGKNKVIFPVPYPIKTTVPYISELLEKGIFKPIIDTEYQLEDIAKAYEFALTGQKTGNLLIRLS; encoded by the coding sequence ATGAAAGCAGCTATACGAACCCAATACGGAACCCCAGATGTAATTGAGATCAGGGAGATGCCAGTCCCTACACCTAAAGCAAACCAGTTACTTATAAAAGTACATGCCACCACCGTCAACAGAACTGATTGTGCCAATCTTACCGCCAAACCATTTATTATGAGGTTTCTATTGGGGTTGTTTTCTCCTAAAAAGATTAGAATAGGGACTGATTTTGCAGGGGAGGTGGTTTCTGTGGGTGAGAAAGTGAGCTCTTTTACTACAGGAGATCGCGTGTTCGGATTCAATGACATGGGATATGAATCCCAAAGCGAATTTTTGACTGTGCCGGAGGATGGGAATGTTTTTCCAATACCAGAAAATATCTCCTATACCACAGCAGCAGCCGGTCTGGAAGGGGCTCACTATGCTTATACTTTTATCCATAAGGTGAAATTTACGCCAGGGCAACACGTTTTGATCAACGGAGCTTCTGGAGCCATTGGGTCAGCACTCTTGCAAATGCTGAAGCCCTTTGAGGTGAAAATCACCGCTACTTGTAACACCAAAAATCTAGGTCTGATCCGCTCCTTAGGCGCTGATAAAGTCGTGGACTATACCCAGACAGATTTCACCCAGGACCAAGTGCAATACGATTATGTTTTTGACGCAGTAGGGAAAAGCACTTTGGGCAAGTGCAAAGCTATTTTGAAAGGAAATGGAACTTACATCTCATCCGAATTGGGGCCTTATTCCCAAAATATTTTTTATGCACTATTTACCCCATTTATCGGCAAAAATAAGGTTATATTTCCTGTTCCCTATCCTATAAAAACCACAGTTCCTTATATTTCAGAATTGCTGGAAAAAGGGATCTTTAAGCCTATCATTGATACAGAATATCAGCTTGAGGATATTGCCAAAGCTTATGAATTTGCCCTGACAGGTCAAAAAACTGGTAACTTGCTCATCCGGTTATCATAA
- a CDS encoding HEAT repeat domain-containing protein, producing the protein MEEEIQSLLNKMCNPEEKEAYFFADKLGSKLDDSNKDLVIRLVGDDNWEHAYLACRALSKSPYNEESLDAIFAAIHDKKNKAHQGAFVQILEEFDLSERFVDIFKVYLFGNYKSSTLAEVYLDSVEFELTPRTLRKAEKHWKHYLHNPEDEGTVQVKKDYATALLEEIRELFSEE; encoded by the coding sequence ATGGAGGAGGAAATTCAAAGCCTACTGAATAAAATGTGCAATCCTGAAGAAAAGGAGGCCTATTTTTTTGCTGATAAACTGGGATCCAAACTGGATGATTCCAATAAAGACCTGGTGATTAGGCTAGTGGGAGATGATAATTGGGAGCATGCTTACCTGGCTTGCCGGGCGCTTTCCAAATCTCCGTACAACGAGGAGTCACTGGATGCGATTTTTGCAGCTATTCATGACAAAAAGAACAAAGCCCATCAGGGTGCTTTTGTGCAGATTCTAGAGGAGTTTGATTTGAGTGAGCGCTTTGTGGATATTTTCAAGGTGTACCTTTTTGGTAATTATAAGTCATCCACACTCGCAGAAGTTTATTTGGATTCGGTGGAGTTTGAACTAACTCCTCGCACCTTAAGAAAAGCCGAGAAACATTGGAAACACTACCTGCACAATCCAGAAGATGAAGGTACGGTTCAGGTGAAAAAGGACTATGCGACTGCGCTTCTGGAAGAAATCCGCGAATTATTTTCTGAGGAGTAG
- the hrpB gene encoding ATP-dependent helicase HrpB: protein MLENFDPSSFDLPVAEIIPQVKSQLFKANSLIIQAPPGAGKSTLLPLTLLDEPWLAGKKIMMLEPRRLATKTIAQRMASMTDTKLGDLIGYRIRFESAISANTRLEVITEGILTRMLHADNALEDVGLVIFDEFHERNLHSEVALALIREVQQVLRPDLRILLMSATIDAKVLSGMLKSTVIESKGRQYPVEVNYMNELDEYAIGEDAARQIIPLTKVHEGDFLVFLPGQGEIRKAQEILRKALPDDLVLPLYGQLSPGDQNRAILPHPSGKRKIVLSTDIAETSLTIEGVKVVVDSGFAKSSRFDPRSGLSRLVLHRISKDSADQRSGRAGRLTAGHSYRLWTKAIQNQLNEYRTPELMEADLTGLVLDMKAWGKQDIRSMTWLTPPPAGTLALAEKTLESIEAIVDGELTPHGKEVHKLPTHPRIAHMLINAAEIDQLGLATDIAAILDERDPLGPDAGVDLNLRIEALRRFRQHNVSIPRIKKIEKMAASYRRMFSIQPDNGPVDPWQTGLLLAYAYPERIAAARPGNNAQFQLANGKIAQIGHKDDLAHESWLAVAHVDARDGMGKIWMAAPINPKDLAPMLKTKEVLKWDRKKGGLQAHAEIRIGSIILGTRPLAKYSDGDVTEAILEAIREEGEYLLDFNEEVEQLIFRVQSLKSWNPDHNWPNWSVAELCEKPEIWLAPYLQGIQKNDDFKKLNLSQILLHSLDFEQQKELDKFAPATIEVPSGSKIRLEYRKDEIPLLAVRLQELFGLLETPKVNNGKVNVLIQLLSPGYKPVQLTQDLKSFWQNGYFEVKKELKRRYPKHEWPEDPISAEAVRGVKRKF, encoded by the coding sequence ATGCTCGAAAATTTTGATCCTTCTTCCTTTGACCTCCCAGTAGCGGAGATTATACCTCAAGTCAAGTCACAGCTTTTCAAGGCTAATTCCCTGATCATCCAAGCTCCCCCAGGTGCGGGAAAGAGTACACTCCTACCCTTGACTTTACTGGATGAACCTTGGCTTGCCGGCAAGAAGATCATGATGCTGGAGCCTAGGCGCTTGGCTACTAAGACCATTGCGCAGCGAATGGCATCCATGACGGATACTAAGTTGGGTGATCTGATCGGATATAGAATTCGTTTTGAATCTGCGATCTCAGCCAATACCAGACTGGAAGTGATCACAGAGGGAATATTGACCCGTATGCTTCATGCTGATAATGCGCTGGAAGATGTTGGCTTGGTGATCTTTGATGAGTTTCACGAGCGGAATCTTCACTCAGAAGTAGCTTTGGCACTGATTCGGGAAGTACAGCAGGTGTTGAGACCTGATCTGCGGATTTTGCTGATGTCTGCGACCATTGATGCAAAGGTGCTTTCGGGGATGCTCAAGTCCACGGTCATCGAGAGCAAAGGCCGGCAGTATCCGGTGGAAGTGAATTACATGAATGAGTTGGACGAGTATGCGATCGGAGAAGATGCTGCGAGACAGATTATTCCACTGACAAAAGTTCACGAGGGAGATTTCTTGGTTTTTCTACCTGGACAGGGGGAAATCCGGAAGGCACAGGAAATCTTACGAAAAGCACTTCCAGACGATCTGGTATTACCGCTTTATGGTCAGCTTTCACCGGGAGATCAGAACCGGGCCATTTTGCCTCATCCTTCCGGGAAGCGAAAGATTGTGCTTTCCACAGATATCGCAGAGACATCCCTTACCATTGAAGGAGTCAAAGTCGTGGTGGATTCTGGCTTTGCCAAATCATCCAGATTTGATCCAAGGTCCGGGTTGTCTCGTTTGGTATTGCATAGAATCAGTAAGGATTCTGCAGATCAACGCTCTGGTCGGGCTGGTAGATTGACCGCGGGTCATAGCTATAGACTTTGGACGAAAGCAATTCAAAACCAACTGAATGAATACCGAACTCCAGAATTGATGGAAGCTGACTTGACTGGTTTGGTGCTGGATATGAAGGCCTGGGGGAAACAGGATATTCGCTCCATGACTTGGCTGACACCTCCTCCCGCTGGCACCTTGGCTTTAGCAGAAAAGACACTGGAATCCATAGAAGCTATTGTGGATGGAGAACTCACACCGCATGGCAAGGAAGTTCACAAACTGCCAACTCACCCAAGAATTGCCCACATGCTGATCAATGCAGCCGAGATCGACCAATTGGGTTTAGCGACTGACATCGCTGCGATTTTGGATGAACGTGATCCGCTGGGACCAGATGCAGGTGTAGATTTGAATCTGAGAATTGAAGCCCTGAGAAGATTCAGACAGCATAATGTGAGTATTCCCCGAATCAAAAAAATAGAAAAAATGGCTGCCTCTTACCGCAGGATGTTTTCTATTCAGCCGGATAATGGACCAGTTGACCCATGGCAAACGGGTTTGCTTCTCGCCTACGCTTATCCTGAGCGAATCGCCGCTGCACGTCCGGGAAACAATGCCCAGTTCCAGTTGGCGAATGGAAAAATAGCCCAGATAGGCCATAAAGACGACCTGGCGCATGAATCCTGGCTTGCCGTAGCGCACGTGGATGCGCGGGATGGAATGGGCAAAATCTGGATGGCCGCCCCTATCAATCCTAAGGATTTGGCTCCCATGCTGAAAACCAAGGAAGTGCTAAAATGGGATAGAAAGAAAGGCGGTTTGCAAGCACATGCTGAGATTCGGATCGGATCAATTATCCTAGGCACAAGACCATTGGCAAAGTATTCCGATGGAGACGTAACTGAAGCAATACTGGAAGCAATCAGAGAGGAAGGCGAGTATTTGCTGGACTTCAATGAAGAAGTGGAGCAATTGATTTTCCGGGTGCAAAGTTTGAAAAGCTGGAATCCTGATCACAACTGGCCCAATTGGTCAGTGGCCGAATTATGCGAGAAACCCGAAATTTGGCTAGCCCCTTACCTTCAGGGAATTCAAAAGAACGATGATTTCAAAAAGTTAAACCTAAGTCAGATTCTCTTGCATTCCCTTGATTTTGAGCAACAAAAGGAATTGGACAAGTTTGCTCCGGCAACAATAGAAGTTCCTTCTGGAAGTAAAATCAGGTTGGAATATAGAAAAGACGAAATCCCACTTTTGGCTGTAAGACTTCAGGAATTGTTTGGTTTGCTGGAAACTCCAAAGGTGAACAATGGAAAAGTAAATGTACTAATTCAGTTGCTTTCCCCAGGTTACAAACCGGTGCAGCTCACGCAGGATCTGAAAAGCTTTTGGCAGAATGGATATTTTGAGGTGAAGAAAGAACTGAAAAGACGGTATCCCAAGCACGAATGGCCTGAGGATCCCATTAGTGCAGAGGCAGTTAGGGGTGTGAAAAGGAAGTTTTGA
- a CDS encoding immunity 63 family protein, whose protein sequence is MEQIKSKIEKLANRINAPKEYLPTYGFTEDFAGPHIEVNGKKLHWVIIERGQELARRQTTDEKEFLFWVFDAVTFEMATRLELQNRNENEDFRIQLFKIQEELIGEIDSDYSDRLNIKHRKLLKI, encoded by the coding sequence ATGGAACAGATAAAATCAAAAATCGAGAAACTTGCTAATAGAATCAATGCTCCCAAAGAGTATTTACCAACCTATGGATTTACTGAAGATTTTGCCGGACCACATATTGAAGTTAATGGCAAAAAACTGCATTGGGTAATTATTGAAAGAGGGCAAGAGTTAGCAAGACGCCAAACGACTGATGAAAAAGAGTTTCTTTTTTGGGTATTTGACGCAGTGACTTTTGAGATGGCAACTCGGTTAGAATTACAGAACAGAAATGAAAATGAAGATTTCAGAATTCAACTGTTTAAAATTCAAGAAGAACTTATCGGTGAAATAGACTCCGATTATTCTGATCGCCTGAATATCAAACACAGAAAACTCTTAAAAATATGA